Part of the Trichoderma asperellum chromosome 1, complete sequence genome is shown below.
gccgagatCATCATAGACACCCTCGACCAGGTCCGCAACGGCACACGCGGCTCCTCTCCTGGCGATGTACACTTCCTCCCATCTCAGGGGTCACTTATCCCGTCTGGCCTCGACTCCTCCGGCCTTCCGAGAGATGCACCCGTCGAGAGCATTGAACAGGCTAGGTCTACATTTGCCACCCATGCTGAAAGAGTGCTCTCGGTCACAGCTACTGGCCCCGATAATCGCATACCACAGATCTCAAGCCAGCCACCCGCCGAGGCGCAGGCGTTCGGTTTTGATGAGGGGTATATCCAGTGGGATCCGTTTGACATGGAGTTGAATGATTACTATAATGTGGCTGCTAACACCATTGCCTTtgcaccgccgccgctgccttAATAGCTTGAAGCCTGAtgggaaaaataaataaagaattgaAAGacatatactataataaactagtcTATACTAAGAATATAAAGTAGATTCTAAGGTAAGAAACCAGGTtagatttatattagcaaagttaataaaatataaattttttagtaattttatcTAGAGTACTTAAGtttctaatatattaaatatttttttattaagctttagtttaagtaaataactattataatatttctataactatattttttataaaaacattttgtatataatttttatttatttatttaataaattattttttatataagtctttttatatatattttattttatttatttatataatgtgcttttttatttatttaataattacttttaaattattattatttatttattaataaaataattttaatattttaaatatatacttaacctatttttatattattatactatacttaaataatataacaattgcttttttaattaataactcaatactatatataaataactgtCACGACCTGAAACCatataggatcagaacgtcacaataactataaatttaattctaTTAGcctttagtaatatattacctaattaaaattaatatttgctttaatataaacttacttttgttttttaatttaacctTCCTGTTATACTTTTGGTGTTAAAATTtctaatatagtatttttaatacacGCTTGATGCTTGTGCGTTTTTGCTTGGATAGGTAGCttactacctagtataatAGTCTCGGCTAGAACaaaacttaagtaaagcAGTTTTGAGCTTTAAATTAGCTGATAGCGCGCGGCTTACAAGTATAATATCTTAGCTAGCGTAGATCTTGAACAGAGTATCCTTGATCTTAAGATTATCTAACAGCGCGCGCTGCTTACAAGTCTATCATTTTCGGCTAGTGCGGAATCTTGGATTCTTCATCTTAAGATTAGCTGACAGCGCGCGCGGCTTTTAGTAATATGTTATAAAGTGCCTCTTCAAGGTTGCCAGCATAGTGACTGGCAACCTTTGCAGTCGGCCGAACTATTCCAGTTATTTTCTCAGTTGGGATTTGTGTTACTGGAtgtactatataaataagtCTTCTATTTAACAACTTCTTGCCCGGTTTGCAATTACTTTAGCCAACATATATTACTGGGGCGTTGTAGTTATCTGAGGCTAGTTCAAGATGCACAATCTATCCGCTATTGGGACGGCTGCCATTCTGGCGTTTATCAACTGCGTGGGAGCCTCGCCAACTCATCAGGCTCGCAATACGTATTCCTTGTACCCCAACATTGCTGACACCAGCCACGCCACGCCCGCACTCGTTGATTTCCTCCACGGATTTTTCACTACCAAGAGTCTTCACAACATCGATGGCTGGGCATCATACTTTGCACCCAGTGGGGATGTCTACTTCGACGCTATAATCGGCTTCGGGGTGGATAAAGCAAATATTCCATCTGCCTTTTCGCAATTTTTAAGCCAGGGCAAGCCGGACGGGAGATCCTATCCTCTTACGATCATCGGCGACATGAACAGTGCGGTAGTTTTTGGCGAAGATACGCCAGATATGTTTGGATATGAAACTCGCACTATAGCCGCCGTGGACTTCAAAGACGGCAAAGTTGCGCGATGGGTGGACTACTGGGATGGGCGACATGACGGGCTTATTGCGTTGAAAAGCCCCAGCGACAAGTTCCCTAAGACGTTTGGGGAATCCAACATAACAACGACACCGAATCCTGTGATACGTAATATTACTTCCCAGCTTAACGACGCCCTTTCGACTGGCAACAGCATTGCAGCCGCGTCGTTATTTTCATTCGATGCCGTCTTTGAAGATCGTACCACGCGGACTCGAATAGAAGGTCGGAAGAGCATACAACAATACTTTTCTCGAGCACTGACCAGTGCACCTTACGGTAACGGTACTACCGTTCGACACATTGTAGGCTCCTCGGCGGGTGGTGCCTACGAGTGGATCGGCTCCCCTACGGCACCTACGCAGAATGGCATATCGGGATTCAAGCTGGACTCTAATGGCAGCATTACAATACTCTCTACTGTGTGGGATTCCTCGCAGGTCAACAATTCAACCATGGAGATGCTTGTTCAACTTGCCATCCAACTGTAATGATATAGGTTGGCAGTTGAGTAAAAGTTACTAAAATCCTATTGCTAATGTGTTTTACACTTTAGAAGAAAGAACCCTGGGATCTTTTATAGAGACTGTCCATATATTCTTATTCTTGCAAGGTTTCGGCATAACGGGTGTATCAGGTATGCCTTTAGTGCCATAGACAATTTAAGTACCAGTTACAGATGGCGTTTCAACAACATTGCCAATGTTTGAGTTCTTCAGCCGTACTAGACTTATACTAGCTGCTACCATATGAATACCATCGCTCAACAGATAATAAAGGGTTTCCTTTCGAGATATGGCCCCAATTTCTATGTTTATGAAAGAATGGTAGTGTACATGCGgagctgatgatggtgtcTAGTCTGTAGAGGTAGCTTAGGTCGCTgtattcatcttcatcggctTCAAGGTCTCGCTGTGACCACACCATGTCAAGGCCCGCTCTTACACGCATGAGGCTGCTGTCGTTGTGTTTTGCCCTGGTCTTATGGATAAGTTCGAGTAAGAGCATTCGTGCTCATCATTGCGTGCTTCAGAACCAAGTATAAGGAGCGGGAAAGATCGCTGGCGCGGGCTGAGCTTTGTGATGAGGTAAAATCCGCGATCAATCAAGCCATCGAGCTGATGATCCATAGCGTGGAGGGCATCACGGCATTTGAGATTGTATCAGTTGATGGAGATACCTTTACTTTCGAAATTACGTACGGGGAAAGTCGTGCTGCTTTAAGCATCTATATGGTATAATTCGCCCACCCTCTTCCATTCGATTCGTTCCCATCTAATGAAATAATTCTTCTAGTCAGATGGGCCTCTTCCCCTTGCGGCAGCGATGGATATTTATCGGGTTAACCGATATTGTATAAGCGGGCTAGGTTACATTTCCAATTCACTCTGGGTTGGTCCTATGACGTGATTGTGCTTGGGGGGTAATCaggacggtggccatggGCAAGGTCAAGCCCATGACATTTGAGATCCCCTTAAAAGCATCATTCACCATTCCTAACCTCCTCGAAATGATTTGGACAACGATCAAGAGCCCAAAGAACTGGGAGCAGATCGGAGCAGCTCTTCTCAGAGAACCGGACAAGTTTGTCCTGCTCCTCATGAAAGTTGGCACCGAGATTTTTGGTAGCGATCTCATCAAAAGGATTGTATGCCGCAAGGCTCAACCTAAAAACATTAAGGCCAGATCTAGAAGCAACTTTGAAAAGGATGTCAAAGATGACATAgacaagatcaaggaggTTGTCGAAAAGGTGAAGAAGTGGGTTGGAACCGCAGTatcagctgctgccgcagcaTTCACGATTGCAGAGTTCGTAGGTGGCATCGGCGGTGGTCTAATCGGTGGATAATTAGGTGCTTTTGGAGCAACCATCGGAGGCATGATTATGAAGGCCAATGATGAGGTTGAAAAGGCAAGCGTTCAGGCAATGATTACGCCGATTGAGGAGATGCTCAAAGCCCTCAAGGAAAAGCAGGATGAGATTGAGACCAAGATTCGCTCTTCCCTGATGATGACGGGTTTGGTAACGGCAGAGTACGTCCTCAACGATGACGAGTCCACGGTCCTCGTCAAATGGAGCAAACCAACTGCAAAGGACTTGACTTTGGAGACTACAGTCACATTTCCTACGAAGTCCGCATGAGCACTGAGAATTTCCTCCCCAAGGATAGTAAGGTCATATCCGAGCTAGAGTACAGCAAGAAGAATGACGAATATCGGTACACTGATAAAGTCTTTGTTTGGGTTCGAGCCCCTATTTCATGGAAATATGATGGTGTGTCTTGAAGATCCAAACACCCGGCACATCCTTTTTCAAGAGGACAGTCCCGGCATCGAACAAGGGGTTTACCTTGAAGGAGGATGAGTGTAAAGCTTGGGTTGTCGGTCAGTCAGTTGGCGTCTTTCAAGTAATTAAGGAGGGACAGAGGAGTGGTCCGCGGGAGAGGAAGACATTTGTGGTGACCGGTATTGAAATACCGGTCATAGCTGAGGCGTAGGATAATAGAACTGGACGTGAAGAATCTTTACTGTCCAACGCTACAAGATGGTTTTGAACCCTGGCCACTCATACAACCTATCACCTATTCACCTGTGACTCGCAATACAAACGTATTAATAAACAGGTTataaaggagaaaagaaaaactaaaTGATCATAATCATAATACGTCACTGTAATAGCATCAAGATCGTAGCGCCGATGCCCCTGGAGGATCTTTGCTCTGCTGCCTTACAGGGCTCGGAGGCCCTGACGTTGCGCCAAGCAGCCGCCACAAGCGCCCTAGCCCAATCGCAGACTAGCACCCAGGGCCCTAATTTTAGGCCCCCGCCAGCGCAGTTAGTGTGCACGGAGCGTGGATGTACTCGTATAATATTGGCCTAGGGACCGGACCGACCCAGAGCCTCTCATCAATACTGGACTTAAACATCGTCAACAACATTGAACAATAAACTCATATGGGCCTTCGCCAGTTTGACAAAACTCATATGGGCCTTCGCCAGTTTGACTTGCGTCTCAACCAACAACACAACAAACATCGTCACATCGGTTTCCGCGGACTCTCGGACTCGCGAGCCTCTTTTGATTGGACCGAACACACGGCAAATGTTACTCTTTGCAACAAGCTGTTGTATTCTTCTTTGGAAGCCCATGGGATAGAGATTGAAGGCCTGTGCGTCGTCAGAAAACAACAAGTCTTTCTTTCAAACCTTACTCTCTAGCTTTGGGGCTCTGTAATAGCTCTTTATAACCCTTTCTGCACACTAACCCATATGAATTAGAATACTGAGCCATATATAGATCTGTGATCGGGAGATTATTGGATAAAGCAATTATATTGTCGCGTTAGGTCACAAAATGGACCAACACAGCCACAGGCTCGAGGTTGGTTCTACTATAGCACAGTCTaataagaagagaaagagacagcAGAGAGTATGTAAATACATTGTTCTCAAAGAAACAGGAAAGAAAACCCTCTTTAAAATGAGTGATTAATAAACCAGGATGATGCGCTTCTCAGCAGGCGGCGGATTATAGAAGATTGCCAATCAAGGCTGGGCGGCGCAATCCCTTCTCTTCAGATTTCGATGGGGAACCTTTTCCGAATGGATTCGCCGcgtaagtaaaagaaaatcgGCACAGGTATAAACCCAACCGTGATGAAGGCCAACACACTATTTCCCCAGCCCAGACCCAGGTTAGCGTAGAGTGTCGGGGCGGCAAGGGGCAGGAAAGCTCCCGTCAGGTTGCGAAGCAGTGTAACGGCGGCAAGTGCGGATGCCGCTGCTTGAGGCCCGAAGATGTCGATGATGTACGTCTGCGACGACGAATTGATAATAACGGCCCCGGGTCCGCAGATGGCGGTGCCGATGATGGGCACAACCCAGTGCACCTTGTACTCAGTGGTCCAGCCGTAGATGAACAGGCCGATTGGGAACATTGGAGAGACAAACATCATCATGATCAGGCGCCGTTCTGGGCGGTAGCTCCCTCCCTCAGCATTCAGCAGGCGATCACTGAG
Proteins encoded:
- a CDS encoding uncharacterized protein (EggNog:ENOG41~SECRETED:SignalP(1-21)~antiSMASH:Cluster_1.1), translated to MHNLSAIGTAAILAFINCVGASPTHQARNTYSLYPNIADTSHATPALVDFLHGFFTTKSLHNIDGWASYFAPSGDVYFDAIIGFGVDKANIPSAFSQFLSQGKPDGRSYPLTIIGDMNSAVVFGEDTPDMFGYETRTIAAVDFKDGKVARWVDYWDGRHDGLIALKSPSDKFPKTFGESNITTTPNPVIRNITSQLNDALSTGNSIAAASLFSFDAVFEDRTTRTRIEGRKSIQQYFSRALTSAPYGNGTTVRHIVGSSAGGAYEWIGSPTAPTQNGISGFKLDSNGSITILSTVWDSSQVNNSTMEMLVQLAIQL
- a CDS encoding uncharacterized protein (antiSMASH:Cluster_1.1) encodes the protein MGKVKPMTFEIPLKASFTIPNLLEMIWTTIKSPKNWEQIGAALLREPDKFVLLLMKVGTEIFGSDLIKRIVCRKAQPKNIKARSRSNFEKDVKDDIDKIKEVVEKVKKWVGTAVSAAAAAFTIAEFVGGIGGGLIGG
- a CDS encoding uncharacterized protein (antiSMASH:Cluster_1.1), producing the protein MIMKANDEVEKASVQAMITPIEEMLKALKEKQDEIETKIRSSLMMTGLVTAEYVLNDDESTVLVKWSKPTAKDLTLETTVTFPTKSA